The following are encoded together in the Elusimicrobiota bacterium genome:
- a CDS encoding energy transducer TonB, whose translation MFADRELGLSLSLSVGFHIGLFLLYIYLITNTPKADMTTVTDVDLILPAFLKMALPQLPARAMQEPVIKEDRKLNIPRMLEERQGRVETRSELKMALSQKSMNLAEAAAKNIAHRETGQVPMAAALEFEEIGARRAPALPADLTMENTGLPTFKPKTLGEVNAFVAEQRRRPVAPAGLAPQAVGTQAASGSGGGSRVSSMFSAPALDFGGGGQGGSPRGRAKVEPLAAAPAPARQKKPIEQITAPSRPVEITGPLSQRKVVRMSLPPYPSWAKDQGILEAAVSIRFNVSRDGRVLPDMRIERSSGYGALDRLAMDALKNWVFAPVDSGPDKQWGVITFRFVLE comes from the coding sequence ATGTTCGCAGACCGGGAGCTCGGCTTATCATTGAGTCTGTCGGTCGGTTTTCACATCGGGCTTTTTCTTCTCTATATCTATCTGATTACCAACACTCCGAAGGCGGATATGACCACGGTTACGGATGTGGATCTTATTTTGCCGGCCTTCCTGAAAATGGCCCTTCCTCAACTTCCGGCGCGCGCCATGCAGGAGCCGGTTATTAAAGAGGACCGCAAACTGAATATCCCCCGGATGCTCGAGGAGCGTCAAGGCCGCGTTGAAACCCGTTCCGAGCTGAAAATGGCCTTGTCGCAAAAAAGCATGAATTTAGCCGAAGCTGCGGCTAAAAATATCGCGCATCGCGAAACCGGCCAGGTTCCTATGGCCGCAGCCCTTGAATTTGAGGAGATCGGGGCGCGTCGCGCGCCTGCTTTGCCTGCGGACTTAACCATGGAAAATACGGGGCTGCCCACGTTCAAACCGAAGACGCTGGGCGAGGTCAATGCGTTTGTGGCCGAACAGCGCCGTCGCCCAGTGGCTCCGGCCGGATTGGCGCCCCAGGCCGTCGGGACGCAGGCGGCTTCGGGTTCAGGCGGCGGCTCGCGAGTTTCATCCATGTTCTCGGCGCCGGCCTTGGATTTTGGGGGAGGCGGGCAAGGCGGCAGTCCCAGGGGCCGGGCGAAAGTCGAACCATTAGCGGCCGCTCCTGCGCCGGCAAGGCAAAAAAAGCCCATCGAACAGATTACCGCCCCGTCGCGGCCGGTTGAAATCACGGGGCCCTTGAGCCAGCGCAAAGTGGTTCGCATGTCCTTGCCGCCGTATCCTTCTTGGGCCAAGGACCAGGGAATTTTAGAAGCTGCGGTATCGATCCGGTTTAATGTGTCCAGAGACGGCCGCGTGTTGCCGGACATGCGCATCGAGCGCAGTTCAGGCTACGGAGCGCTCGATCGCCTAGCCATGGATGCTTTAAAAAATTGGGTTTTTGCGCCTGTTGATTCGGGTCCGGACAAGCAATGGGGCGTGATTACGTTCAGGTTTGTTTTGGAATAG
- a CDS encoding response regulator transcription factor: protein MAKRVLVIDDDDDLREVLVDWLEIKGFTPEKARNAKEAQEFLGRSVPDLILLDIMMPDMNGIELCRWIRSQPKLKDVPILQMSALADETTMKDALEMGAMDYITKPIDFKTMISKIQAALSRMERRSEGDGEGF, encoded by the coding sequence ATGGCTAAACGCGTATTGGTTATTGACGATGACGATGATTTGAGGGAAGTTCTGGTGGATTGGCTGGAAATTAAAGGTTTTACTCCGGAAAAAGCCAGAAACGCCAAGGAAGCTCAGGAGTTTTTGGGCCGTTCCGTGCCTGATCTGATTTTGCTCGATATCATGATGCCGGATATGAACGGCATCGAACTTTGCCGGTGGATCAGGTCTCAACCTAAGCTTAAAGACGTCCCCATTCTGCAGATGAGCGCCTTGGCGGACGAAACGACGATGAAGGACGCTTTGGAAATGGGGGCCATGGACTATATCACCAAACCCATCGATTTTAAAACGATGATTTCCAAAATCCAAGCTGCTTTAAGCCGCATGGAGCGCCGCTCGGAGGGCGACGGGGAAGGTTTCTGA
- a CDS encoding biopolymer transporter ExbD encodes MQAGGDDEDVITGINVTPLVDVCLVLVIIFMVTAPMLSEPMFRVDLPQSRTQEGEEKQKIMVTVSKDGRLAVDDKEVPSTEEFSREIARQLAQHQDGFVVFKADRDAFHGLLVELMQRAKDAGAKSLTIATQKRSR; translated from the coding sequence GTGCAGGCGGGCGGTGACGACGAGGACGTGATCACGGGCATTAACGTCACCCCGCTGGTGGACGTTTGTCTGGTGCTGGTCATTATTTTTATGGTCACGGCGCCCATGCTCTCGGAACCCATGTTCCGCGTGGATTTGCCCCAATCGCGCACTCAAGAAGGCGAGGAAAAGCAGAAAATCATGGTGACGGTTTCAAAAGACGGCCGCTTGGCCGTCGATGATAAAGAAGTTCCGAGTACGGAGGAATTCAGCCGTGAAATCGCCCGGCAATTGGCGCAACATCAGGACGGGTTTGTGGTTTTCAAGGCTGATCGCGACGCTTTTCACGGCTTGTTGGTCGAGTTGATGCAGCGCGCCAAGGATGCGGGCGCAAAATCGTTGACCATCGCCACGCAAAAGAGGAGCCGCTGA
- the pip gene encoding prolyl aminopeptidase translates to MRKLYPPIKPYREGFLKVSPLHTIHYEESGNPRGKPAIFLHGGPGGGISPSYRQYFHPKKWRLILLDQRGCGKSRPHAELRENTTWDLVEDVEALRRFLGIERWVVFGGSWGSTLSLAYAEKYPQCCRGLILRGIFLLRRAELLWFYQEGASWIFPDFWEDYLRPIPPAERSDMMGAYYKRLTSPNAKIRGEAAGAWTLWEGRTSKLRQEPEHLKRFKLPSFQDAFARIECHYFVNRGFLKRDDQLLRDTRRLRAIPGVIIQGRYDIVCPMKSAWDLHCAWPKAKFVVVPDAGHTMYEPGITDALIDATDRLVNL, encoded by the coding sequence GTGCGCAAGCTCTATCCACCCATCAAACCCTACCGTGAAGGCTTTCTTAAAGTTTCCCCTTTGCATACCATTCATTATGAGGAATCCGGCAACCCGCGTGGAAAACCAGCGATTTTTCTTCACGGCGGCCCCGGCGGCGGCATTTCCCCTTCCTACCGGCAGTATTTTCATCCCAAAAAATGGCGGCTTATTCTTCTCGATCAGCGTGGCTGCGGAAAATCAAGGCCTCATGCCGAGCTTCGTGAAAATACGACCTGGGATTTGGTCGAAGACGTTGAGGCGCTGAGGCGTTTTTTGGGCATCGAACGTTGGGTTGTTTTCGGCGGCAGTTGGGGTTCCACGCTGAGTTTGGCTTATGCCGAGAAATACCCGCAGTGTTGCCGAGGCCTGATTTTAAGGGGCATTTTTCTTTTGCGCCGGGCGGAATTGCTTTGGTTTTACCAAGAAGGCGCGAGTTGGATTTTTCCGGATTTTTGGGAGGATTATCTGCGCCCGATTCCCCCCGCTGAACGTTCGGATATGATGGGGGCCTATTACAAGCGCCTGACAAGCCCCAACGCTAAGATTCGCGGTGAAGCAGCCGGAGCCTGGACTCTTTGGGAGGGACGGACCAGCAAGTTAAGGCAAGAGCCCGAGCATTTGAAGCGTTTCAAGCTGCCTAGCTTTCAAGATGCGTTTGCCCGAATTGAATGCCATTATTTCGTCAACCGCGGATTTTTGAAGCGTGATGATCAACTGTTGCGCGATACCCGCCGTTTGCGCGCAATCCCCGGCGTCATCATCCAGGGCCGCTACGATATCGTCTGCCCAATGAAAAGCGCCTGGGACCTGCACTGCGCTTGGCCTAAGGCCAAGTTTGTTGTTGTTCCCGACGCCGGTCATACCATGTATGAGCCCGGCATTACGGATGCTTTAATTGACGCCACGGACCGTCTCGTTAATCTTTGA
- a CDS encoding biopolymer transporter ExbD, with the protein MAMSTGADEDVITEINVTPLVDVCLVLVIIFMAVAPFALQVGIKVLESRAKTAIGKVTAAENVQARLSRDGRLTINGRASGWERLDQDLTSALASSRDRTVIVTADDKNRVGEVVAILDAAKVAGAAKVAIMKSGGGSGAGGR; encoded by the coding sequence ATGGCCATGTCTACCGGCGCAGACGAGGATGTGATTACCGAGATCAACGTCACGCCCCTGGTGGACGTTTGCCTGGTGTTGGTCATTATTTTTATGGCGGTAGCGCCGTTCGCGCTTCAAGTCGGAATCAAAGTGTTGGAATCACGGGCCAAAACCGCGATCGGCAAGGTGACGGCGGCTGAGAACGTTCAGGCCCGGCTCTCAAGGGACGGCCGTTTGACGATCAATGGCCGCGCCAGCGGCTGGGAGCGTCTCGATCAAGATTTAACGTCGGCTCTGGCGTCAAGCCGCGACCGCACCGTGATCGTGACCGCGGACGACAAAAACAGGGTCGGCGAGGTGGTCGCTATTTTGGACGCGGCTAAAGTGGCGGGCGCGGCCAAGGTCGCCATCATGAAATCAGGAGGAGGTTCCGGTGCAGGCGGGCGGTGA